GAGCAATGTGCACTAGGAAGCAAGTGTGTCCCTCACTGCATAGCCCCCGAGTGTTCCCATTTATGTCGGTGTATCATGGAGTGTTCGTGCATTGACTACAAATGTGGACACATATGCAAGCATACCCATAAGGTCATCTTTCATACTctgcacatgtacatgcagtgtgAGGGAAACTTTAATACTTAACATGTGTATAGGTTGGAACATTGGCAGTGAACTCACAGGTGGAAGACataaaatcaatcaatcatcagTGCATTATAGAGGATGAACCTACTGAGACAACAGAGACGTctactgtatacatgtgtaCCACATCACAAGACAAGCAAAAATCTtcaggtacttattcaataaaTATAATGTGATGTACAAATTACTATAATTACTAGATATCAATGGACGCAAGGAAGCAGTTAGGCAAATGCTAGAAACCATAAGTGTATCATGTGACCAAACCTGTGATTCAAATGTCCTAGAACGTGTGTTGCGTTTACTGACGCAACCATCTGCAGCTTTGAAGGCTGTTACCCAATCTTTACCAGAAAATGAATTGTGTAATTTTTGAAGTTAAGGAGAAATTTGCACCGGCACAAAAGAAtgaaatacaattacaattatggAAAACATCAAAAGATTCTGGAAGAAAACCCTCTAACCCTCCAATGAAGCttgttgtgtactgtacatatgcatacacaGTTATAGGCAAAGCTACTGTACGTACATAGTATAATTACCATCTCTCTTCTAGGAAGCCTAGTAACGATGACAAGTTGAAGATATGTCACTGATATTTGGATCTCAGCAGACAGCATCAAGCAGGTAGCTAAATAaatgcatatgtacataaaaGGTGATAAACACAACATATATGTATTTATAGCAATCAGCCTTATGTTGACAGAGAAACAAACATTCGTACAGTTAAAGACCAACAGCCACAAGTTATTGGTAAACAGCAATATTTTACAATTGCTTGTCTGCATTGTTTCCATACAAATAGGAAAAAAGCGAAAGAGATGTGGCACTTAACAAAGGCTGTACTAGAGTAAATTGTGAGAAGTGCGTCAACTGTCAAGACATGCCAAAATATGGAGGGCCAGGAAAGAAGAAGAGGCCATGCAGTGAACGGAAATGTGAAAGGTCTATACAAATTTATTGTTAATGATATGGAGATATTGCTTTTTTCACACACAGATTAACACAGGAACTGATGCACTGAACACTGCTAGAAAGGTTTGATAATGATTGAACTACTGTAATATTAACACATACCAATGCACCACAATGTGTTTAGGAAAATATTCAGCCTGTTGACGACACAATTGCAAGGAAATTAACTGACAATTTTATATCAGGTATATGAACAAACAAATCGAAACAATATACAGACATACTTAACATATGCAGGTAGTAACAATGGAAAAAACAAACAGCCTAAGACACAACATGGTGTAAGTCACATTTACAACAAATTTTATTATAATCTATTGCTAAAGTAATATTTAAAATTGTATTCGATATACTGCCTGAATGTTTATTTTAGGTAGCTAAGGAGTTGATGTTATCATGTGATGCATATTTAACCAGACAAAATCGTAAAGCAATAAAGATTAAACGGGATGGAAACTGTTTCTATGCATCACTTTCCTTTCAACTATTCGGTACACAAGATGAAGACTTACACGTGGTAACCAGTATGGTTAAAAAAAACCAAAGTATTTTCAGACCTTATTTTATTCCAAGGAAAGATGTAGATATGATTGAAAAACATTGTGAGCAAAACTGGCCGTCAGGTGCATGGGCCACTCAGGTGGAAGTAGTAGCTGCAGCAACAGTTTTTACAGTACCGATATTTttcatagagcagtcaggaaatgagCACAAGTGGAATGCTATATACCCACTGCACCACCCCATACTCAAGTATCCTCACATTCCTGAGATGGAAGAATGCACTTTGTTGAGGCCAACACATTTTGAGTTGTTATACTACACAAATTCTCATTATGATGCAATAGTATCTGTGGATACAGGAAGGGTGTGCATTGACCAGCCTTTATTATCAGGAGTATCCAGTGAACTGATTGAGATATCTGACTAgtctcttattattattatgacaacCACTAGGAACATTGATTATATTGCATGCAGTTTAAATATCTTTGTGTTATACGTATGTCAATGTGAATCTTctcttttaaaaaaaaatccttGCTTGAATCCGGCACCAGTTTTCAAGCGAGAATGGTTGAACAACTGGCAATGTATTCATTTTACTTGACACACTAGTGGTGTTTGAAGGTAAGCTTAAGGTAGTTTGATCACTCTCCAACCCTCTcgtaaacttaccttcatacaaacAGTGGAAAGTCATAACAAGCAAACCTCAGGATAGCATTAaggtaaaagttttaataatttCCTCTGCCAGCCAAGAGCATGAATTTGTACTAAACATACCTCACGACAACATACATGGCTGGCAAACATTACCATTTACAATACATTACCCGAGGCTTTCAACTTTTTACAAAACCACGTCCAAGATTGCACATCTCAGATGGTCTATTATAGTAAATTCATAAACACATCACACTTACTGTACACCAGAATCTCAAACTGGTGGATTCTAGCTGTGTGGCATCTTGCTATAATACTCTGCAAAatagttttacaacacaatagGGAGGATATGAAAAATAATTACAATTCATACTGCCACATAATGTACTTTACCATGAAATTTATATAAGGTTAGTCCAAAATTGCAATTTTAAGGTTAAAATTCTGCTACATTATTATACTGAATTGTATTGACCACATTTGGAATGGCTAAAATTACAAGGAAGAAAGAAAGCACAGCCTATAAGTCCTTTCCACATGTACACTTACACAAAaatgtagttactgtaacagCTAACTATATACACCATATCAATGAAGAATAAATGCTCCAGCAGCCATGTGATCCACATTGAGTTCTACAGCAAAAACAGATCTACAGCCATGCTGGTAGGCTGCATGTGTTTCAGAAATTGCAACAACAGAGGAACTGGCCGACATCACAGAGCTGGAACGATGCAATTACTTACCTAGCTAGTGCTTTAATTCTTTTTGGCTTTGTTATCTATTActaagctttatagtgcaacaAACATTATGATAGTTGCGTGTGTGGGAACAGGGGAATTGCACTCTAAGCACTCTGTGCAAGCAACTTCTAGATCTACAAGCACCCACCAACTGAACTGATGAACACGAGATGaacacacaatacaaaacaaaaatcaCATTACAAAACAGACAACAAatacaaccacacacacactagacaAGTTTACAACAGCTACAATACTAAAACAAGTCTTCACTCTTCACATACAAGctgtgggcagagaggcaaatcTGCCCTATCCTGTGATGACTGAACTGATTATTGGCATGATGTGCAGATTATCTTGTCAGCTATAATAGAATGCATAACTATTTTGTGATTAACTGATAGCACTGAATACCTTATGATTTACTCATTTTTAGTCCATTGTCAACATTTATGGTTTACCGTAGAAGCTGCATAGCATCAGTTCAAAGTAGCCACTTGAGGTGAGAATAAAACACCAAAGAAGAGGAATCTCGGAACTCGTGTGATGACCGAGGAACCGAAATGTGATCACGTGATTTCGGTACTGGAAGTTCAAAGGATTTCTGCGTATAACAAGATTCATCCCTTTTTACCTcactgcctctaatttcattattgctgttatcaatcacgtgcacacatattttgatgttaggaaggctggttatcattttaaagcgcagcaaatgtcacttgcacctcagaaaaggTAGCTAATACGTAAgtaatagttcttaaaaggttttagttaacctttataacagacagcttgatttggagtatttctttactaatgaataaAAAATGACCTCCTGCCCACATagaaatctgaatttttgtggatgagaaactagtaatcaagtcTTCCTGGCCtgatgtattttgtaatcccagtacaggctgatcatgagttaacaccagtggttaaaacaaactATAATACACCTGTGCACACGCgacacatactgcacattcctctctgtcatatgtgatatgtaggagatgatagtttaggttcactccattgaataactaaatgtgaactatcatctcctactcatgacatgccccacaggaagaaacatcaccataaaggttatagctataatattctcagtatgtttttcactacttagccaacttaaaatATTGAGGCAGTCGCATTATTCCACAGCCTTAGGGTGAATTGCAAGTAAAATTGACTCAATcctaaagcagaccccatattTTCCTTCAAGAAGTCCTCTGCCTGGTGATGGTTAAATACTGCCCAGGATCATAGATAAATTCATGTATATtgctaccatctactgtaaggttatagccagctagcattggaatctCAGGGATTTAGTTCATGTTGATATAACAaaagagtgttcatgatcagtaatattcagcattattaaataatgcatgtctgaatggctgcaaggctatgcatggtgggtggctagccaccccatccaccccctctggatcagtccctgagatgatatgtgtagctgtttatgacaatgcgtgcatgggtattcccagattaataaagaactgaccaagggtcagaattaacaaattaaattctgagctaGCTATATGTGGAAGTTGACgataagacatgttttaatgaTAGATTTTATAATTGTCTACCATCCTCAAGTATAAGTGATCCAGCATAGGCTGGTGATTTCCAtcatgttgctatagttgtttgtcataatcaacactataacaggctggatgaaagattcaaccaaCCACTGCAGAGCCGATGATActtgtgaagtttattgagcatataaaaacatACTTGGGAAGAATCCTGTGTTTTTGCATGCAACATTGCACACCATAAGTCCAGTATTGaccatgcatttgagttgatgtatgccagaagaaaacctctacttcCCACTCGGACAGCTAACTATTGACATGGAGAAGAAGAGTGCAGGACTTTTATCATCccacactgctttaaattaaaacagcattaattttgccaCAATGTTCATCGCTGCATATAGCTATGACATGGaatttagtttctagctactaatATGCACTTTCCATAAATCAACTCGGGAAACGAAACTACGCTACTCATTTACATAGTTTCCAGGCTAAGTCGGCAGCAGTGATCTGTCACAAAAAACTTAGCATGGACCGACCTGTCCACACAATGCTAGGTACACACGCGGACCTACCAAAATTGGTCCAAGTGGTCAGggggtgcatgtggccaaccaAGTTTGGACTGGACCAATTTTAgtcaggccggaccaattttagatgccaaaaatggtccggccgtaccagttttggtatccaaaatcggtccggccggaccgattttaccGTAGACATACAGGGAATATTTATAGCTATATCCTTTTAGGTGATGTTTATTCCTGTGGGGCGTGTGATCTGTAGGAGATTTTATTTATTcaatggagcaaacctaagctatcatctcctacatatcacaaaCAAAAGAGAGGAATGTGTAGTAAGTGCACATGCAGGTGTTACAGGTGTATTGTTCTAaccattagtgttaactcatgatcagacattatTATGTGCACAAGAGCTATCATGCTACTGTCAGTATGTCTGCTTCACTGTATAAGCTAAACAATAACAGTGTCAGCTCTTCCCTGGTGTAAATATTAAGACATTCaggactctcaacttaaaatctgggccagccacccaccttaatttatttctggatcatgTCAGTGcctgtacatatatatacccatccaaaaacagcttatagctgtaaaaaaagtgcgcatccaagtaaagcagagttaactgcgacaaaaagtaatgatatcattatGCGgtcatgtgcgaggtgtgcaagttgtaaaattaatattagctaatcagataatacattATTGTTAGAGTGTTAATGaaaactatgtgatgctgctagtttttaagcatgagagcatcttcataaatgccacacaaatttgattctcaataaagtaatgtgtatcagcgttgaaaccgggtcgggtcatccgggtcacattttctccgggtcatccgggtccgacccggtttacagattatccgggtctgacccgggttggatcacgtgagaaacgaaattgttagtTCAagttgacgacgtggaaacttattaaCGATAATCGCGTGGCTcattcgtgagccacgcccacttatcgcactACAAACGTACGCTcagcccatttattagtaagtgcagtctgtagcacaaaaccatgtccgttgctgtctgtaagcttacatggagccacgctcactaatcgattattgtacgagttgtacatagtctagtcttgcaacaggataagtacttttgtgagccacacccactttaatatatctGGAAATTGTAAtataggtatgcacgaagccacacccaattgctgcctgcaaactcacagtagctacgtggaactaaacccactgactgattttaaattataaacttaccggcttagttatcacataactactcgtttactcaacaagaatcgaacgctcaaaacgtagtctcgcttgctcgagactacccgaaacatagctcttatcgtgCGCCtaggctttaattaatccgggtcacatccgggtcagtgggtcatccgggccagcagtagtgacccggtttcaacgctgatgtgtatagattctctgatagcaataaatagtttgagtttggccgcctttcctgtatacggcaatgctatgaacaaacgaaaagaattaaatttgtgtggcatttatgaagatgctcacacacttaaaaactagcagcatcacatagttttCATTAACACttcaacaataatattgtattatttgattagctaatattaatctaaaccaaaacagccaagctgtaaaaaaaagtgcagcccccaaaaaggccagggtgaaaaaagatgtgaaatccaaggtggcggccaagaaatggctgtgatggtaagttaatggcaaaaagtttaattacgacaattcaggtgaatttggtgccgaatcctagtagAGGaagcaatgcaaattcacctgaattgtcgtaattaaaatttttgccattaacctaccatcacagccatttcttggctgccaccttggatttcacatcttttttcaccctggcctttttgggggccgcactcttttttacagcttggctgttttggtttagatatcacttctttttgtattgcaagccacaaagccaggccataaactggctttggtgcttccttttaacttgtttttttttgttctttactgcaggaattgtggaacaaaagaagtaattgtttgtatagctttttgtctgattatatttaacactgaatgattatcacatactgtagttaataaggtgactttttacataactgaactgtagctgaaattctcattgtttgtagctgaactcttttcagggtgacttgtttcaagctgcactctctacatggtgatttgtttctagaacataccagtgtttattctagggctgttagggagGGGGAACTttccccccctaaaatctcagactcaccccctaagattgtgagtgactactacactatacttataGGCTAAGCTTGTTTTTAAAACGGCACACCAAACATGCTCtcatattcaatctcagaatggcTAATATgaaaaattttcccaggttaaaatAGCAAATGCAACCTTAAAATGTACTCAGATTCAATACCAgatcaattaatttttaaaaatctgctagggtacatatacaactaactaaatttcatgcatatagtgatggctattcaatatctgagagcccaagtCTACCTTTTTCCAACTAGCATGCTTAACTCTCAAAATTGCAATCTCAGAAAGTGCAATTTGTAAAAATTTCTAttttcaaaatggcatgcacagtCACCACAAATACcccccagatttaatctcagaaagcctgatcATACAATCTGGCTTCACCGAATCACAAATATCAAAATCAACACCCATGACACAGCGCTAAATGACTAACCAGTGTTTGGCAACTATTCAAGTGTTTAAaatagttgtgaacttggacaactatataacagacttttacctggtcaccccccaaattcctgattcccccccaaaggagaaatcctagaataaacactggaacatatttctacagggtgatttgtttgtaactgattctctatagggttactagatctaacttgtttctagctgatatctctacagggtgacttgtttccagctgatctcagggacgtagggaggggggggggggggggttccgaggggttcaggaacccccctgtaaaatttagacttctgcaagcaggaccctaacacaccatttagtgtgacaggacaaaatgagtgagtaatagtggcacaacacaacaattgataaggcttgcattcatctctcagggaaggatttacaaaGGTAatatgagccctcttcaaaacttgttttaaaaaatcgatatactctaatagagcagtcaggtatatactctaatagagcagtcaggtatactcaaGTCATTCTTGGAAATGTGCTCATCTTGCAGTGTGCTATCTGGTGTTCCTCAATGCTCTGTCCTGGGTCCTCTCCTGTTCATCATATACATTAATGACCTACCTATCTCTATATCCTCCAAGATTCGtttgtatgctgatgatgcaaTAATTTACAGAGCTATCCTTTCAAGTGAAGATGCTTCAATATTGCAAGAAGACTTAAATAAACTAGTCAGCTGGGCTGCAACCTGGCTTATGTCTCTCAACCTTAACAAATGCGAACACCTATAGCTAGTTATAACTAGCAAAAAACAACCCTTATCAACTACATACAATATCACGGACTACCTCATTCACGAAGTTACCTCTGCaaaatatttaggagttacaataAGTCAAAATATCTCTTGGTCTAAACATATTGACATTATCACTTGTAAGGCAAATTCCATTCTAGcttttttacaaagaaaccttagTCAGTGTTCACTTCGTGTCAAATCCTTAGCTTATTTTACATATGTTAGAC
The nucleotide sequence above comes from Dysidea avara chromosome 3, odDysAvar1.4, whole genome shotgun sequence. Encoded proteins:
- the LOC136249510 gene encoding uncharacterized protein, with protein sequence MCYRHFDHQSTDTNMLVESFHNKLKMNPRYLAHQVNKRIDDLVGTLLQIEDLFFDCMRKEVMRDSSEASLKQEGTDRHTRGMEIPDESVQMVSEDIFKVVSTSGEKEYAIHVYAEQCALGSKCVPHCIAPECSHLCRCIMECSCIDYKCGHICKHTHKVGTLAVNSQVEDIKSINHQCIIEDEPTETTETSTVYMCTTSQDKQKSSDINGRKEAVRQMLETISVSCDQTCDSNVLERVLRLLTQPSAALKAVTQSLPENELCNF